The Deltaproteobacteria bacterium genome window below encodes:
- a CDS encoding CoA pyrophosphatase: protein MRQDEFPGIIQGLLARRQPMVIEPKGGRYREAAVLIPLLKDGNEYKVLMTKRTERVEEHKGQISFPGGGIEPGDRSFKETALRETYEEVGIHPRDVTILGRMDDILTLSSNFVIHPVVGRVPYPYDFSINPLEVERILLVPLSVFLPGGSRGPETERISWGGKIYETPVYRYDGEIIWGATARLMHGFVEMLGEKIGLLAEDQ from the coding sequence ATGAGACAGGACGAATTCCCCGGGATCATACAGGGGCTTCTCGCACGCCGGCAACCCATGGTGATCGAACCAAAAGGTGGCCGGTACCGCGAAGCGGCCGTCCTGATCCCGCTTCTCAAGGACGGTAATGAATACAAGGTCCTCATGACCAAGCGGACCGAAAGGGTGGAGGAGCACAAGGGGCAGATCTCTTTTCCGGGAGGAGGAATCGAGCCCGGGGACCGCTCTTTCAAGGAAACCGCCCTAAGGGAGACTTACGAAGAAGTGGGGATTCATCCCCGGGACGTCACGATCCTGGGCCGCATGGACGATATCCTCACTCTTTCCTCGAACTTTGTGATCCACCCCGTCGTCGGCCGTGTACCCTATCCCTATGATTTCTCCATCAACCCCCTTGAGGTCGAACGGATCCTCCTTGTCCCCCTGAGTGTGTTTCTCCCCGGCGGTTCCAGGGGCCCGGAAACGGAGCGGATCTCCTGGGGAGGCAAAATTTACGAAACCCCGGTATACCGTTACGACGGGGAGATAATCTGGGGGGCCACGGCCCGCTTGATGCATGGATTCGTAGAAATGCTCGGAGAAAAAATTGGCTTGCTAGCCGAAGATCAATAA
- a CDS encoding translation elongation factor-like protein, with product MPEEEVGRVVKFFARPSVAAIEVKSGSIRPGDTLRYRGHTTDFTDEVARIEIDNQPVEEAREGDLVGIKVKERVRENDKVYKVVD from the coding sequence ATGCCCGAAGAAGAAGTCGGCCGGGTGGTCAAGTTCTTCGCCAGGCCCAGTGTCGCGGCGATCGAGGTGAAAAGCGGGAGTATTCGGCCGGGGGATACCCTCAGATATCGGGGGCATACCACGGATTTTACCGACGAGGTGGCCAGAATCGAGATCGATAACCAACCGGTTGAAGAAGCCCGGGAAGGGGACCTTGTAGGTATCAAGGTCAAGGAGCGTGTGAGGGAGAACGACAAGGTTTACAAGGTCGTGGACTGA
- the pyrG gene encoding CTP synthase (glutamine hydrolyzing), whose translation MPTKYIIVTGGVLSGLGKGIAAASIGHLLSSKLKIIPIKCDGYLNVDPGTMNPFEHGEVFVLDDGGEVDMDFGHYERFLGVNCKSQWNLTMGKVFDMVRQKERRGDYLGKTVQYIPHVTDVIKNHVFSIAKEEKADLVIVEIGGTVGDIENELFLEAMRQMKEDVGRENIVYVHLTYVPIPYGVNEQKSKPTQQSVNLLKQRGIFPDVIIGRCSRFLTKEIKAKISNFCDVDPEAVITGLDVEDVYEIPIIFEQEGLAGILHKKLNIYSPPDLRKWKELIDNLRNPKREITVAMCGKYTRLEDSYASIIESFNHCAAHLGCKINLKWVETTDLRDAAFLDEVDGIVVPGGFGSRGTEGKIEVIRLARERNIPFLGLCLGLHMAVIEFARNVCKLEGANSTEMDPSTPHPVIDILPEQREIREKGGTMRLGAYEAVVVEGTLVHALYQAKEISERHRHRYEVNPAYHEILQDHGMVFSASSKDGRLVEFIELPDHKYFVATQAHPELKSRMDKPSPLFYGFVKACLEGERADRENPAVK comes from the coding sequence ACCAAATACATCATTGTAACCGGGGGAGTCCTTTCCGGTCTTGGAAAAGGCATTGCCGCCGCCTCCATCGGCCACCTGCTCTCATCGAAACTCAAGATCATCCCCATCAAATGTGACGGATATCTTAACGTGGATCCGGGCACCATGAACCCTTTCGAGCACGGGGAAGTGTTCGTCCTGGACGACGGGGGCGAGGTGGATATGGATTTCGGGCATTACGAGCGGTTCCTTGGGGTGAACTGCAAGTCCCAGTGGAACCTGACCATGGGCAAGGTATTCGACATGGTCAGGCAAAAGGAGAGGAGGGGAGACTACCTCGGAAAGACCGTACAGTATATTCCCCATGTAACAGATGTAATCAAAAATCATGTGTTCTCCATCGCAAAGGAAGAAAAGGCCGACCTGGTGATCGTGGAGATCGGTGGCACGGTCGGAGATATCGAGAACGAACTCTTTCTGGAAGCCATGCGGCAGATGAAAGAGGACGTGGGCCGGGAGAATATCGTTTACGTCCATCTGACCTATGTTCCCATCCCTTACGGCGTGAATGAACAGAAATCAAAGCCCACCCAGCAAAGTGTCAATCTATTGAAACAACGGGGCATTTTCCCGGATGTGATCATCGGGCGATGCTCCCGGTTCCTCACCAAAGAGATCAAGGCCAAGATTTCGAACTTCTGTGACGTGGATCCGGAGGCCGTCATTACCGGGCTTGATGTGGAAGACGTTTATGAAATCCCCATCATCTTTGAGCAAGAAGGGCTCGCCGGCATCCTCCACAAGAAGCTCAACATTTACAGCCCCCCCGACCTGAGAAAGTGGAAAGAGCTGATCGACAACCTCAGGAATCCTAAACGGGAGATCACAGTGGCCATGTGCGGCAAGTATACCCGGCTCGAGGATTCCTACGCCTCTATCATAGAATCCTTCAATCATTGCGCGGCCCACCTGGGATGCAAGATCAACCTGAAGTGGGTGGAAACCACGGACTTGAGGGATGCAGCTTTTCTGGACGAAGTCGATGGTATCGTTGTCCCGGGAGGGTTCGGTTCAAGGGGGACCGAGGGCAAAATCGAGGTGATCCGCCTGGCCCGGGAAAGAAACATCCCCTTCCTTGGGCTCTGCCTGGGGCTACACATGGCCGTAATCGAGTTTGCCCGGAACGTTTGCAAACTGGAGGGGGCAAACTCAACAGAGATGGATCCCTCCACCCCCCACCCCGTGATCGATATCCTTCCCGAACAAAGAGAAATCCGCGAGAAGGGAGGAACCATGCGCCTGGGGGCTTACGAGGCCGTGGTGGTGGAGGGGACCCTCGTGCATGCCCTATACCAGGCAAAAGAGATATCAGAGAGACACCGACACCGATACGAGGTCAACCCGGCCTATCATGAAATCCTCCAGGACCATGGGATGGTCTTTTCCGCTTCCTCCAAAGACGGAAGGCTCGTGGAATTCATCGAACTACCCGATCACAAGTACTTCGTGGCGACCCAGGCCCATCCCGAACTGAAATCCAGGATGGACAAACCCAGCCCCCTGTTTTACGGGTTCGTAAAGGCCTGCCTGGAGGGGGAAAGGGCGGACCGAGAGAACCCCGCCGTGAAGTAG